One genomic window of Deltaproteobacteria bacterium includes the following:
- a CDS encoding helicase — MPKRVSHKTGSELFIVDNSDEDWKVVRYLHDWCQLSKSIDIATGYFEVGSLLALKEEWQKVDNIRILMGDEVSLRTKNTFVAGLTKVTNRLDSSLELEKQKNDFLVGVPAIVEAIRSGKIQCRVYRKDKFHAKAYITHARLEVIGSSALVGSSNFTCPGLTENIELNVQITGQPVNVLQEWYEDHWGEAEDVTPDILRTIERHTREYSPFEVYAKALHEFFRGHELTASEWEQHGGSKIYPILDQYQREGYHALMKIANRYNGAFLCDGVGLGKTFVGLMLIERLVAYDRKRVALFVPKGARKPVWEKELRRYLPHLFGDFSNVVVFNHTDLLRGGEFPDRLERIREMADVIVIDEAHHFRNTGVRGEAGERQSRYWQLYDIAEGKAMFLLTATPVNNRLTDLQHMMELFSRRQADYFKDAPLGIHSLPGHFRKMEKELERLIFQQNHSLNGVEINLAEAEQVLVNDALFRSLVVQRSRAYVKKSQLQHGGSLAMFPQREDPKVAEYSVKRTYGRLLSMLEAAFSKEKPLFSLAIYYPLAYYKGSDSSINPLEEGRQREVVGLIRTQFLKRFESSAQSFDMSCQALLLKLLAWVTKHSQTEAEKQRLDRWTRQHKEVIDYVREKQSEFREVEGEWDEEDVIPEELLESIEALNRNEFKVEEILAETFLDLDQLAEFLDELKKFKPSHDDKLKALIKLLKTDPVLKKHKVLIFTEFMDTARYLKQQLINASITGIDEVDSQVNRDRGDIIRQFAPYYNGTSSTLLAEEGLAETRVLISTDVLSEGLNLQDATRLINYELHWNPVRLMQRIGRVDRRMNPEIEARILADHPDQKPLRGRVAYWNFLPPDELDELLRLYQRVSHKTLRISKTFGIEGKKLLSPQDDYEALKDFIEAYEGTTSPSEDMHLEYQQLLNDYPDLPARLDALPGRVFSGKPHPAANTQAVFFCFALPAPGARVQDEERADASVWTEEAGSVKWYLYDLATGKIADEPTEVIGLIRSTPETPRKHDMPNETLSDIRAKLEKHIKNTYLKQVQAPIGVKPILRAWMELS, encoded by the coding sequence GTGCCAAAACGCGTCAGTCATAAAACTGGGAGTGAACTTTTCATTGTTGATAATAGCGATGAAGACTGGAAGGTGGTTCGCTATCTTCATGACTGGTGTCAGCTTTCCAAATCGATTGATATAGCAACTGGCTATTTTGAAGTTGGGTCCCTCCTTGCGCTCAAAGAGGAATGGCAGAAAGTCGATAACATTCGGATCTTGATGGGCGACGAGGTTTCTCTTCGAACCAAGAATACTTTCGTCGCTGGCCTCACAAAGGTGACAAACCGCCTTGACTCTAGTCTGGAACTAGAAAAACAAAAGAATGATTTCCTTGTTGGGGTGCCTGCTATTGTCGAGGCTATCCGCTCCGGGAAGATTCAGTGCCGGGTCTATCGTAAAGACAAGTTTCACGCCAAAGCGTACATTACGCACGCTCGACTTGAGGTCATAGGCTCTAGCGCACTCGTAGGATCGTCTAACTTTACCTGTCCGGGTCTCACCGAGAATATAGAACTCAATGTGCAGATCACAGGACAACCTGTGAACGTTCTGCAAGAATGGTACGAAGATCATTGGGGTGAAGCAGAAGACGTTACCCCGGATATCCTCCGCACGATAGAGCGTCATACCCGTGAATATTCACCCTTCGAGGTGTACGCTAAAGCGCTCCATGAATTCTTCCGTGGCCATGAGCTGACGGCAAGCGAATGGGAGCAGCATGGCGGCTCCAAAATCTATCCAATCCTTGATCAGTATCAACGAGAGGGTTACCACGCCCTGATGAAAATTGCGAACCGCTACAATGGGGCGTTTCTCTGCGATGGTGTGGGACTTGGTAAGACCTTCGTCGGCTTAATGCTGATAGAGCGGCTCGTTGCATATGATCGCAAACGTGTTGCGCTCTTCGTTCCCAAAGGGGCGCGTAAGCCTGTGTGGGAAAAAGAGTTGCGGAGATACCTGCCTCACCTTTTTGGTGACTTTAGCAACGTGGTCGTTTTCAATCACACCGATCTTCTGCGTGGCGGAGAGTTCCCTGACCGGCTCGAACGCATCCGAGAGATGGCGGACGTCATTGTCATCGATGAAGCGCACCATTTTCGTAATACCGGCGTGCGCGGGGAAGCAGGAGAGCGACAATCCCGCTACTGGCAACTGTATGACATCGCCGAAGGAAAGGCGATGTTCCTGTTGACTGCTACTCCGGTGAACAACCGCCTGACCGACCTTCAGCATATGATGGAACTATTCTCCCGGCGTCAGGCTGACTATTTCAAGGACGCTCCTTTAGGCATTCATTCGCTACCCGGCCATTTCCGTAAGATGGAGAAAGAATTGGAGCGACTTATCTTCCAGCAAAATCATTCACTGAACGGGGTAGAAATCAATCTTGCCGAGGCCGAGCAGGTGCTGGTGAATGACGCGCTTTTCCGCTCCTTAGTCGTTCAGCGCAGTCGCGCTTACGTGAAAAAGAGTCAACTACAACATGGTGGTTCCCTCGCGATGTTCCCTCAACGCGAAGATCCCAAGGTCGCTGAATACTCAGTCAAAAGGACCTACGGTCGGCTCCTATCGATGTTGGAAGCCGCGTTCTCGAAGGAAAAGCCGTTATTTTCTCTGGCGATCTACTATCCGCTTGCGTATTACAAGGGCTCGGACTCATCGATTAACCCTTTGGAAGAAGGACGGCAACGAGAGGTAGTCGGCCTCATCCGCACACAATTCTTGAAGCGATTTGAAAGCTCAGCGCAGTCGTTCGATATGTCTTGCCAGGCGCTCCTCCTCAAGCTCCTGGCTTGGGTCACTAAGCATAGTCAGACCGAGGCTGAAAAGCAGCGATTGGACCGTTGGACTCGTCAACACAAGGAAGTGATCGACTATGTCCGAGAAAAACAGAGTGAATTCCGAGAAGTTGAAGGAGAGTGGGACGAAGAAGATGTCATCCCCGAGGAACTACTCGAATCCATAGAGGCGCTCAACCGTAACGAGTTCAAGGTCGAGGAAATCCTTGCGGAAACTTTCCTGGACCTTGATCAATTGGCAGAATTCCTCGACGAGCTGAAGAAGTTCAAGCCATCGCACGACGACAAACTTAAGGCGCTCATCAAACTACTGAAAACCGATCCAGTTCTCAAAAAGCATAAGGTTCTGATCTTCACCGAATTCATGGACACTGCGCGTTACCTCAAACAGCAATTAATAAACGCTAGTATCACTGGCATTGATGAAGTTGACAGCCAGGTGAACCGAGACCGGGGGGACATCATTCGTCAATTTGCCCCGTATTATAACGGAACATCGAGCACCCTGCTTGCGGAGGAAGGACTGGCTGAAACCCGTGTCCTCATCTCGACAGATGTGCTTTCGGAAGGGTTGAATCTGCAGGACGCTACTCGGCTTATTAACTATGAGTTACATTGGAACCCTGTCCGCCTGATGCAACGGATTGGTCGTGTGGACCGAAGGATGAACCCGGAAATCGAAGCCCGGATTCTTGCTGATCATCCTGATCAAAAACCCTTACGAGGTCGAGTTGCATACTGGAACTTTTTACCGCCAGACGAACTCGATGAGTTACTGAGACTGTACCAGCGGGTCTCACATAAGACATTACGTATTTCCAAAACCTTCGGCATCGAAGGAAAGAAACTCCTCTCGCCTCAGGATGATTATGAAGCATTGAAAGACTTCATCGAAGCTTACGAGGGCACAACTTCACCGTCCGAGGATATGCACTTGGAATACCAGCAACTCTTGAACGACTACCCAGACTTGCCAGCGAGACTCGATGCACTTCCAGGACGAGTGTTCAGTGGTAAACCTCATCCTGCCGCAAACACGCAAGCCGTGTTCTTTTGTTTCGCGCTTCCCGCTCCGGGAGCCAGAGTGCAAGACGAAGAGCGAGCCGACGCAAGCGTGTGGACCGAAGAAGCTGGCAGCGTGAAGTGGTATCTCTATGATCTTGCGACCGGCAAGATTGCCGATGAACCAACAGAGGTTATTGGCTTGATTCGCAGCACGCCAGAGACACCGCGTAAACACGACATGCCGAACGAGACACTGTCTGACATCCGGGCAAAATTGGAGAAGCACATCAAGAACACGTACCTGAAGCAGGTCCAGGCTCCGATTGGGGTGAAACCGATTCTTCGAGCATGGATGGAACTCAGCTAA